The sequence TCCCACATTAATGTTAACATCGTACGTTCCAGCTTCTTCCGTGCCAGACACGCTAACACAAAAACTTTTCAATTGTTGCTCCACATCCGCTGCACCAGCCGACCAGTTCAAGGGAAAGTCATGATGTTGATGATAAGCAAAAATATTCCCGTCATTCTCGATACAATCCCTTGTCTCTACAGTTTGTGATTCACTGTACACCGGATCGTGTTCACCAGCCCTGAAGCTGTTTCTTTGCATGAACTTTCCGTCCATATGAAACGACGTCGTAGCTGGTGAGTTATCAAAATTCATCACCATCTCTGGTTGAACCGTGGAGTTTGGAGCAGTGAAGTAAAAAGAGCTCAAAGAGTCTATTGGAATTGAAACTCCTAAATatacgaaaagaaaaaaaaacatcattattaattttttttgatcaaaaactgaaaaacatcGTTATTAGTTAAGTCAAGTTATTTACATACCAAAAGGGCTTTACAAGACtatgacaaaaattaaatatatataccttGAAAGTTGTTGTGCTGCACTCCAGGATTTTGCGTGCATTGCAAGGACTTAAACTGGCTAAGGTTTTGATACGCTTCACGCTTCAGCTCGTCCAGCTGATAAGCTGGTAGCTGATCGGGGCTTCCAAACGTGCCGTCACTGAAGTACACTTTGATCACTTCATAGACAGAGTTAAAAATAAGCGACACGCCAAGAGCGGTTGTGTCGTAGATGTAACACTCTGATTCGTCCAAAACGCATTCCATTGCATGGGATACAATTACTTCTTCATATGTTCTCTTTGAGATCCCTCCACCAAGTAGCTGTTAGAAAAGAACAACTTAGGTTAGGTTTATTtacttcaaatatttatttgaattattttaggTTTATAATCAATCTTACGTTGTATAGCGCCTCTGGATCTACCGTATACCAACGACGAAAATCCTTAACGGTAAAAATCTTCCGTTCAGCCAAACGCTTCGCTGAAACGCCAGCTAATTTCTCCAGTCTCCAAACCTCGTCGCCAGGGTACGGAGGATGATGTTTTTTATAAGCTGCATAACCAAAAATGTAGAAAGTAAAAACTATTGATCATTGAGAAATAGTAGCACTAGAACACtttgtattctaaatattattaattaaaaagtattatttttatttattttgtacttgagtttttgttttagtaattagaatttataatttaatattatgggAGTGAGATTAGGGTTAAAttattaccataattttttaaggtttaaagtaattttatttttatattattgttagttttcagattttttttctttgtaaacttttttgtgacaaatatttttattttgtttgttttgatattttaccctaaTCGCATTAACCGTTTCAGACAGCTAAGTATACTTACATTCTCCACGTTGGTCTTTAACTTTAAAGGCTTCACTTCTCGCCTCCACGGCACCACCACCGGTTAGTTTAGCACCTAATCGGAACTTCTTACTCCTAGTCCAGCTCGAATTATCCGAGAAAGTAACAACTCCGGTGATCACTCCGACGCCGTCTTTAAGCGTCACCGTTAAATCTCCGGTGAGTAACGGACGTTTCCCTTCGCGTTGCTTTTCAATATACCCTTTGAATACGTCAACGGTCCAGCTTTCCTCCGTGAAGTCAGCGTTCAGCGGCACTATTTCGACACGAGAAGACGAGAGCGGTCCTGCCACGACTCGATAGTTCGTGGCTGTATCCACGAGCTCGAACGCTACGGGAGAACGGTCCCTAGCTTCGATTTTGGCCCCCGTGAATATCGTAGACGGTGGTGCGTTGATGAATCGCAGCTTGTAACGTGAACGCGACGACGGCGTTTCTGAACGTGATCGTTCGGTCGGGGACCATGACGAGGAGAGATGTGGTTGAATAACACGATCAAGCTCCTCTCGAAcctaaatcataaaaaaataacataattagtAACTAGTTTACGCATATCATTGAATATAAAGTATAACTAAGCAAACGTTAATAAGTTGCAACAATTGCATGCAAAAgatacaaagaaaaacacatgtatttttttttaataaaaaatatatatatatcaagccCCTCTCGAACCTAAATCATTGAAAATAACATAATTAGTAACTGGTTTAATTAACACATGTATTTTGTTTATACGTATATTAGTACATACAACTCGATCAATAAACTTCttagttatatgtatatatgatatACTATAGAAACTAGCTAGACTTAAGGACCGTTCAATATTGTTGATACGGAGCCCACAAATTATAAAACCACAGAAACTAAAACGGgacagaagagaagaagaagtcggTCAAAGCTGGCGGCTTTGTAGGAATGGATTAATTTAACTAATTTCGTGACTAATTgagattttaattaattatgtgGTTTATGTGTAATTGAAGACAGTGAGAAAACTCACAATTTTTCTGAGCCTGTTCTCCATCTCGACCATGAACTGATTAGTTAACCGATCTCTCATCACTTTCTTCACAGCTCTGAGGTTTAcatgagaaaaaaacaaactcaaaaacttaaattattgttagaaaACCAACCAAACAATATATGTGTATTGTAAGATGGAAGAAACTCACTTCTTGAATGTTAGTTTATGAGGTTTTAAACCATTGTACACACTAGCCCCATGAAAATGGGTGTGTTGCATCTTCATTGATCACTTttggtttgtgtgtgtgtgttatcAGATTTTAAAAAACCTCAAAAGATTTTATCGTCtttctaaaaaaagaaaaagaaagggaTCTTTGTGTGTGtgagaggagagaagagagcaGGAGATGAGTTTGTGAAAGAGTAGTTGATGGGGATTATATAAAGGGAGAGCATTGACGAAGTAGCACTTGAAACTTCGAGGAAGATTCGTTCTGCTCTTATAGTTTAGTAGCGCTATACATTAACAACGCTATGGTTAGTtatttttagtgttttgttaattaattaaaaccAAACATAAGGACACTTGtgtagtgtatatatatattcgttACCAAATCAATTGCTGGTTGAGTCACAAGCTTATGATAACCTCGAATATACACTCTATCCGGCCAAACATGTTCATGTATTTCATTCAAAATATAACGGTTCATAAGAACATCCACGAATATTGGGAAAGTCAGAAATAAAGTAGAATTGCATGATTAACCCCGGTTTTTTAGCCGAAATTTTTAATTCATGattcgatattttttttttacatttttcggtTAAAAGAAaactcttatatctcttatttaagagacggtctAATAACTCCTAGTCTATAGATTTTTTCATGTCTACAACCTTTAAAGATTTTTGTTGGAAAAATTCCCTTAACGGGGAGATCAGCCGAATAACGAAAACAAGAACCAGTTCCTAAATCATTTTTATTCAATTTCTTCTGTTTTCTTTTGgacttattatttttattgatctCATCTGATGAATTTGATGCCTATAAGCGTTTAGATATCTCAAACGAAATAAATTAGACatgatatttttgaaataatatattcCGGAGTAAGAGAAAAAATATCATTGACCTAAACACACAAATATATTAAAGGAAAAATAGATTTCTGATGTCTCTAACTAGTACTTAGTCATTTAtaatatgtaattaaatatatcattgAAATTTTCTATACGTAAACTTGAGAAAACGTGTACTAGTTTTCCattgtaaataaaatatcatcatTGAAATAATTTCATTAAGAAATTAGTCGATGATCTCTTCGATCTTGGTTTCTAAGTATTACAAACGTTCATTTGTATAGTTTGTGGTCAGAAATCATATGAGCGAAAAACATTTGTTGTTGTTAGCAGACAAGATCCTGCATTTATGTGTAAGAATTGCATCTTAATAGATGTTACAGTCTACgcgtttttataattattacttGAAAGCTTTTGTCCATTTCTCAATCATTGACTAGACCTGAGAAACACGTAACTGTTATGGTGCTACCATGCACAATCAAACCCAACGCGGCTACTCATGCACTGGTTTTAATTGCAATAGTTGATATATATAGCATAAATTTCGTATTTTCCAAATTTAGGAGTGGTATGATCCCTTGATAAAAAAGGAAGCAGTTTGATCATATTATCAAATTCTAAGCAAgtaaaactacaataaaaatTTAGCGTATATTAACGTTAAATTGTTCTATTTAGCTTAATGAACTATCTCAATTTTAtaacatttgaaaatttataaaccaGCCAAAAAGAACCGATGACATAAGCGTTGACAAGGCTACATCGTCAACTAAAAGCATATGACCCCCAAAAAACACGTTTAGGCGGTAATGATAACGCGTTTTAAGTAGTTTATGatcatataaaataacattcaacataaatattaaagttttaacGATTGCAGGACAAGATGCAGATAAATATAAGAACAAATTTTTCTTCATTAACGCGTTCCGATGATGGACAATCTCCCTCTACGATGGAAACCAAGTAAAACGACACAAAcggtttatttttatttatttaaaaatgcaaatatgattttttttacatcaaacgGTTgatctattactcaaacttacGATAATTTCtttgtttcatttcattttatataatatataagattaatacatatatatattaagaaaatacaattttatataatttatattgactatatatataaaaatatcattaaacaaaactaatttaatcaataaagaaaaatgtagtattattaattggtcgcaaatctcaaacaattttttttatctgaaataatgaaaaaatctcttattttacaataaacatatttttaagcATCAAATAAACTGAAACAGAAaagtatattaataattaaggGATTGTTTATAATAGGTAGGCATCAAACAATATAGCTTTGAAGATTCAGAACTTATAAAAgttgatataaaaaatattctatacCATATTAGGATAGACAATTTCTGATCTTTTATACAAATAAGGAGGaagttaaatataataaatttagaggttttttttgaaacttaataaaattaaaagtaaaggTTTCAAGAACTCTTGTTCAATTGTTTCCAGGCCAGGGGCGGAGGCAGTGAAGGAGGtgtggggtcagctgaccccaatacttttttaaaaaatatttttttatttaagaaaatttttattgaccctattaaaaatgaaaatttgatcccactaaaaatataatttcacaaatataatcacaaaacattaaaaattgaagataatttaaaattatataaataatatgtttattttatttgttaaacatttgatttatattaattttagctTAAATTTCAATAAACACGTTTTTATATTAAGTGTTAGTTACATATTTCAATAAAGCCCAAATTGTATTAGGTCCAAtaactaatattaaaaaaagttcGAAATTAATGAGTGAATTTGAAAAAAAGGATTTGTACTTCTTTTCTGGACAACGCAAAAAGGAAGAACTCTCATGTTCTCCAAgcaatttttggatattttttttgaccgaataatttttaaataagttttctatttttttttgttatacacTCTCCACTTTATTTTACCAAACTAAAAACTGATTATGATTCAATGATTATGTAAATTTATCAGTTAACTAATGGATCAGTTTCTGAATCGGCAAAAAAATATCAGCCAATAAAATGGTCAAAAAATAGTATTAATACAATATCGCATCAGTAGTgagtttctaatttttttatgatttgttttatcgaaaatattttaaattatagtaAATAATTATGATAAACAAGTTTtaagatatgaatgatcatagagtatatttatagtttttctgtggttataaattatgtatttggaaaaaaaaaattgaccctGGTACAAAAATTTTCTGGCTCTGCCACTGTTCCAGGCCAATATAATGTATGGATGACTTTTACGcatcaaacaatgtagcttTGAAGATTCAGAACTTATAAAAgttgatataaaaaatattctatacCATATTAGGATAGACAATTTCTGATCTTTTATACAAATAAGGAGGaagttaaatataataaaattagagggtttttttgaaacttaataaaattaaaagtaaaggTTTCTGATCTTTTAtacaagagttttttttttttttttttttcaaaaaaaactcTTGTTCAATTGTTTCCAGGCCAATATAATGTATGGATGACTTTTACGGAAAAAAATGGCGTGCATATGTATAAATACATTTCTTGAAACTTTCCTTCCAAATTCGAGGAAAACGGAAAGGAACTGCCGAATAGTCAAAGTAACTGTTGATTGATATCTAAGTTTGATCATCGGATCATTTCGTTAACCAGTCACTCTTGACGTGGCTTTCatactttttaattatattgttCACTTGTAATAGTTAATCTGCTGTGTTAATCTTTTTTTGGATGTATCATCGTACAGCAAAGTTGAACAAAATGCACATGCTAAGTTGTGATCAGAACTATATTTTGGTTCATTTGTGAAGTTTGGTGCGCAAATGAGAGATTAAGCGAGTCTTGGTTCTTTTCTGCATTTGGTTATCTGTCCCAAAACAAGGTTTGCGTTTGGTTATACTAAGAAATGCAAagacaacacacacacacacaatccATATATACGAAACGTGTAACACccgtatttttcaaaataaaataaataaatataaagtccgaaatctccatttattacttctctaaagtcaactccaaagtcgtaaatccagataatataataaaacctgaaaatatcgataaaatcataaaaaccgCAAGTCTGAAACTTAAAGAGATAAAACTCCCAAAGCACCAATCCGATagtaatcactcctgctcgtcggtctcacctgaaagggggaagaaagaggggtgagtaacaggagagttactccgtgaggtatgggatgctaaaccacaaaccactgactcagtacatagcactacgactatgtaggcgtagctctagcatgaaacaaacacagTGTCTAATACACCACATAAAACATCAAATGCGCTGATAGTGCATAACTAGATCACACACCCTGCATTCTCCTTAtacggatataaatatataattctatGCGCCGCTAGTACAAGAGTCCATCCTTGTACCCCGAAATCACCTATGCGCCGCtagtacaaacgtctttgtacccCGCAATCCCTCATACAATGCGCCGCTAGCATAGACGTCTATATGCCCCGCAATCTCCATACAATGCGCCGCTAACACAAACGTCTCTGTGTCCCGCAATCTCCACACAATGCGCCGTTAGCACAACATCTTTGTGCCCCGCAATCTCATAACAGacttatgtatatacatatataaataacagtTCTTAATTCATTCAATTCAgtcaaccgttgaatcctctattatcctatttccggtttaacaatcaatagtaataataaacaaacaagactctcaaacagactcaattcacagagacggatcatgtttcgaaactaaactttccataatagtagtactaaactagctcgggatttaatgggatagccctcaccttagccacaGGCTGAAATGAACAACGAAAGATGCGGTCAGCTGAGGTCAACTGCAACACGAGAATCAACGACTTAAGCTCAGCTTCTCTGGAAATAAGTTTCctaaaatggaaactttcctaaaatgaaacctctcctaaaatagaaactttcctaaaatagcaactttcctaaaatggcaactttcctaaaatagaaactttcctaaTATAACTTATTTCCTAAATTAGaaactttcttaaaatattCCTATAACTAGAAATAAGGAGGCAACAAACTTACTAGAAAACCCGCCGGAATCTCGTCTAGAAATCTCACCGGAAGCTCGTCCAGAAATCTCGCCGGAAGCTCACCCGGAAATCCCACCGGAAAATTCACTAGTGACTGGTCGTCGAATAATTCAACAACAACTCGTCACACGCaaagaaatactttgacttgatgagaataaagagaaaGGATGGAGTTTCTTATATAGAAGAAGGGAAGGGAGGTAGGTTTTCTAAACATCCAATGTGGGACAAAGTAAAAAGAGAGAAttagactttaatttttaataaaggcCAAACTGGCCCACCAGAAAAAATCTGGGTCGTTACAAAACGTTTTAATGTTGAGTTCACAATTTTATATATTCGAAATCAAGCACTACGTATACAAAACAGATTCACTCGAATCCAAAGTCTAAAAGTGaagtttttttaatgtttatttatttattttctcctTTTCATTTAAGAGTTTTGGACGTATTgcagtaataatgttttaaaagatACATTTGTAATCATCGTTccagaaatgtttttttcttcatgGACATACATGCTCATGAGTGAGTCAGAGTACATGTAGATCTACGTTAGATCGTcttgttaatttaaaattaaatattagcGAACCCAGCATCCACGAAGTTTCTGAACTAAAGATATCTAGGATGGCAGAttctcttttaaatatatactaacTTTGAGACTTGTTCCACAAATACTTGTATGGTAGTGAAACTTATGACCAAGCATCAgtctttttttaattcatatcgAAAAATGATATCCTTAAAGTGCTGTAAGAACCTGTAAGAAAGGTATGTGACTGATCTTGCTAATCATATCCTAGGAAATACATTCAGAGAGAAAATGTCAATAGTATATTTTCCTTAGCAGATCATTTTCTGTTTATTCTATAGTATAAGATTTTGTTTCCACAAATATTTGTCCTAAAAATTGTcagaagataattttttttatatatatccctaatgaacttcttttattatattcttcCTATAATTgccttaagttttttttataagttaacAAGCACCTATTTTGGCGTTCACCTTATGAAACTCGAATAACACGAGTACTCTTTCACCTCTATTTTagcaaaaatgtttatttttaaaaacgattaAAAGTTTTCGGTCTCACAAGTCAGTACATTTTAACTCTATGTAGCATAAAAAATCATTGCCAACAAGAATAAACCCATGACTCTTTAAACCTCTATTAAatgatcaaataattttagCTAACAGACCGACTCTTCGTCAGTAAATGCTCGTTCTTTGTTCAGTTAAGAAATGAGCAACAATCTTTTTGAGTAATCTACGTGCGCTCTCATCTTTAGATAAcataaaaatttgtttcattttctccttCACATGATATTTGCAGGTTATATATGCAAAAAGGATACTCGTATTCCGTGTACCACCTTTAAAATGTATCCCATCACAGAGAACCGTTGCACGAAAAAGGATGCACCAAAACTTTACAATGAGATGCTTAtagcagcaagcaagtattGATTCACTTTCGAGAACACAACTGGACAAAactttacacacaaaaaaacacgATCTAacgtattattattattaactatTGCGAGTTGGCATTATTAGACGTGTGCACTGTATACCATAAAGTTTTTGCATGCTTCCATAACCGAACAGGAGAAACATATGTATGGTCGATTTCTCAATTTGCTACAGATTCATCTAATCAGACTGAATATTATTCAGCTTTTTTCTCTGTACTCATTATAGTTCATTCGTCGATACTAGATCGTCGCCTTAGAAAAATACAAGATTTAAACTATATTCTATTAGGAATGGacaaaatatctaattttttttatttgattctttattcattttgattaaaaaaaatctggatTTAAAggagtatatataaattatataaatactatattttatgtaagtttacaatattttattactaaatttattattcagttattagaattttaaaatgtaaaatctttttattttatattatctttagatttatttatttattttattttatatttttgaatggaCTGAATCgtatattcaataaaaaaatattttaaaatttgatattcaAACaccaatagtttttttttatcaaacaccCACCCGAATAATTAaagatcaaatcaaatcaaataattatttattcagaCAAAATAAATCAGatcacaaatatttttaaaaatggggATATTAACACAATTTGTGTCCACCACTATCTTCTTTTGGGATCATATGCAGAATAAATTCActttcttataaaaattaataaaatgctgacaaaaaataattaataaaataaatacattaattaaattaatttgatttaatttacaGAGGTGGAAGAGTGAGAGAGTGGTCAATTCAAAAGGCTGTTATCTCTCtcccaacttcttcttcttcttcttcttcttcttcttcttcttcttcttcttcttcttcttcttcttcttctctctctcgtCACATCAATCCACACTGTGTAGTTTCAAGTTCCTTTGCTGCTTCTGCACTCTCTATTGGTCCCTTTGCCATTAACTACTTTCTTCTGATTCATTGGTGTTTCCAACCTTCTCAATTGCTGTGTGTTTGGGGGAACACAAGACACTACCTCATCCCCTAGTGAGAGAACTTGTTGGTCGCTTTTAGGTCTGGGTTCTTGTTTCCCGTTGCTACATTCTACTCTTAACGTGTCAAAGTCTTTGGCAACCCAAAGTAAAGCTAATAGGTAACTTTCTGTGTCTACATTGTTTGAGTTGTCGTTGTCTTCTTCACAGCTCTGTTTCTGTATTTATCCTGTGGTGTCCACTTTCTGACTGTAGATTAATAACTGTCTTCATATCATAGTTTCTACAATTTTTGGTCTATTCTTTGGTTATCTAGTACAGCTAGAACCTCCCCCATTTTTGCTGCGTCTTGTAAGTTAAAGTGATTCACTGATTGTAATGTGTAGAtagaataataatttaaaaaaaaaatggaggttGCTGAGAGGAAACGATCAAGAGGAGGGTTCTTAAATCTATTTGACTGGCCTGGTAAATCACGGAAGAAGAAGCTCTTCTCTTCCGGCAACTCGGAGCTCTCAGGTGTGTGTGTCTACAAGTATTGCCTTTGTAATGCTCATAACTAATTAGCAGTGTTTAGTGTTCTTT is a genomic window of Brassica napus cultivar Da-Ae chromosome A2, Da-Ae, whole genome shotgun sequence containing:
- the LOC111207571 gene encoding calmodulin-binding protein 60 G translates to MKMQHTHFHGASVYNGLKPHKLTFKKAVKKVMRDRLTNQFMVEMENRLRKIVREELDRVIQPHLSSSWSPTERSRSETPSSRSRYKLRFINAPPSTIFTGAKIEARDRSPVAFELVDTATNYRVVAGPLSSSRVEIVPLNADFTEESWTVDVFKGYIEKQREGKRPLLTGDLTVTLKDGVGVITGVVTFSDNSSWTRSKKFRLGAKLTGGGAVEARSEAFKVKDQRGESYKKHHPPYPGDEVWRLEKLAGVSAKRLAERKIFTVKDFRRWYTVDPEALYNLLGGGISKRTYEEVIVSHAMECVLDESECYIYDTTALGVSLIFNSVYEVIKVYFSDGTFGSPDQLPAYQLDELKREAYQNLSQFKSLQCTQNPGVQHNNFQGVSIPIDSLSSFYFTAPNSTVQPEMVMNFDNSPATTSFHMDGKFMQRNSFRAGEHDPVYSESQTVETRDCIENDGNIFAYHQHHDFPLNWSAGAADVEQQLKSFCVSVSGTEEAGTYDVNINVGSPRGRWCKVKAAFKIREVWKLTTARKRGKACKNPCLMY